Proteins encoded by one window of Vitis riparia cultivar Riparia Gloire de Montpellier isolate 1030 chromosome 11, EGFV_Vit.rip_1.0, whole genome shotgun sequence:
- the LOC117924939 gene encoding transcription factor MYB3R-1-like isoform X3 produces MVGKFEWSIMFCGPCSGGSCNQRAIKICSFNHLSRNNGKYDDSRVKRAEVLVSTSEGNGDSFQKMRALHGRTTGPTRRSTKGQWTAEEDDLLCRAVQRFKGKNWKKIAECFKDRTDVQCLHRWQKVLNPELIKGPWSKEEDEIIIELVNKYGPKKWSTIAQALPGRIGKQCRERWHNHLNPAINKEAWTQEEELALIHAHQIYGNKWAELTKFLPGRTDNAIKNHWNSSVKKKLESYLASGLLAQFQGLSYVGNPNPSSSFKMQNNGDNTGQLYVAIAEETSECSQGSNVINCSQSEPDTENMAINATENFKTTEDSGERKDHNNFGTSCSTSLEESAVLEIHHMDALFDQQLLCEIGTSESKDCQFSSHELPSASLLDVSRESPGLSGTPEYCISLNGSHDTGPTLLQSSVGFKSSASTENILIDSDKLEHLLISENDYSEITLSEAVIHGNFRCVNAANLSNNIDSDGGTSSLHCQSDLQSSATTGSLALESYITQGNVLGQTLELEIFTSSCNDFIDIDSPDGETDKAGDHLKLDKAKNAPKLVPVDIFSLANAESMGTLPSMDDNKSQHLKSDGKKDASGLAPVDLLSSENSDSTQAHPSMDNNTTVLVEEKNSRALFYEPPRFPRLDIPFVSCDLMASGSDMQQEYSPFGIRQLLIPSMNFSTPCSLQDSPCRGGTPDSILKNAAKSFTSTPSILKKRPREVVSPSEQARGEKNPERETNQLGLFCANDFPSLDVIFYENGPCNPSLSSTERNSLSPYYKKVNLDHDFEEGKEGIANSESRVSEKGKVKQGTIVFGAKAKCEVDTTSQTHSGVLVECNKNDQLISSHDRDEYQTSGAMGAGALSSGTKDSRKLDTASNQSGLLESSSGKQPLSSFLPSAVCAKKNERHVVPVTSSQCTQSSNLLEITFENAGSDGDIQSFNIFGDTPGIKRGIESPSAWKSPWFMNSFLPGPRIDTDVTTEDLEYFMSPGMRSYDAIGLMRQMNEHTAAAFTNAREILASDDPEMPSKTKLSSNQSSSPETNDFPHNEQENKVPGVLTERRVLDFSGCGTPGKGTEKKKFSGFGATVSFSSPSSYLLKSCR; encoded by the exons ATGGTTGGAAAATTTGAGTG GTCAATAATGTTTTGTGGACCTTGTTCTGGAGGGAGTTGTAATCAAAGAGCAATTAAGATATGCAGTTTCAACCATTTATCAAGGAACAATGGCAAGTATGATGACAGCAGGGTCAAGAGAGCTGAAGTCTTAGTCTCTACTTCTGAGGGGAATGGTGATAGTTTTCAAAAGATGAGGGCTTTGCATGG GAGGACTACTGGCCCTACAAGGCGATCAACAAAGGGACAGTGGACAGCTGAAGAG GATGACTTACTGTGCAGGGCAGTCCAACGattcaaaggaaaaaattggaaaaaaatag CTGAATGTTTCAAGGATCGGACCGATGTTCAGTGTTTGCACAGGTGGCAGAAAGTCTTAAATCCTGAACTCATCAAAGGTCCATGGTCTAAAGAG GAGGATGAGATAATAATTGAGTTGGTGAATAAGTATGGGCCAAAGAAGTGGTCAACTATTGCACAAGCATTACCTGGACGAATTGGAAAGCAATGTCGGGAAAG GTGGCACAATCATCTAAATCCTGCCATAAACAAGGAAGCATGGACTCAAGAAGAGGAACTGGCTTTAATTCATGCTCATCAAATTTATGGGAACAAGTGGGCCGAGTTAACAAAATTCTTGCCTGGAAG GACAGACAATGCAATAAAAAATCACTGGAACAGCTCAGTAAAAAAGAAGTTGGAATCTTATTTGGCATCAGGTTTACTTGCACAGTTCCAAGGTTTGTCTTATGTGGGAAACCCAAACCCTTCATCCTCTTTCAAGATGCAAAACAATGGAGATAATACTGGCCAATTATATGTGGCAATAGCAGAAGAAACTTCAGAATGTAGTCAGGGATCAAATGTTATCAATTGCTCCCAATCTGAGCCTGATACAGAAAATATGGCTATAAATGCAACAGAGAATTTTAAGACGACTGAGGATTCCGGTGAAAGGAAGGACCACAATAATTTTGGTACATCATGTTCCACGTCTCTGGAAGAATCTGCTGTCCTAGAAATACATCACATGGATGCTCTTTTTGACCAACAACTGTTGTGTGAGATTGGAACTTCTGAAAGTAAGGATTGCCAATTTAGTTCCCATGAATTACCTAGTGCCTCTTTGTTAGATGTGTCACGGGAGTCACCAGGACTTTCTGGAACACCAGAATATTGCATCAGTTTGAATGGAAGCCATGACACAGGACCTACTCTGTTACAAAGCTCTGTTGGGTTCAAATCTTCCGCTTCAACAGAAAATATCCTTATTGATTCTGATAAACTGGAGCACCTATTGATATCTGAGAATGATTACTCTGAGATTACGCTCTCAGAAGCAGTGATCCATGGAAACTTTCGTTGTGTAAATGCAGCAAATTTGTCCAATAATATTGACTCGGATGGGGGGACAAGTTCATTACATTGCCAGTCTGATTTGCAGAGCTCTGCAACCACTGGATCTTTAGCTTTGGAGTCATATATCACTCAGGGCAATGTCTTAGGACAAACTCTGGAATTGGAGATCTTTACAAGTTCTTGCAATGACTTCATTGACATTGATTCTCCAGACGGTGAAACAGATAAAGCAGGTGACCATCTGAAACTAGATAAGGCAAAGAATGCTCCAAAACTGGTTCCTGTAGATATATTTAGTTTAGCAAATGCAGAATCTATGGGAACCCTTCCCTCCATGGATGACAACAAAAGCCAGCATCTAAAGTCAGATGGGAAAAAGGATGCTTCAGGGCTGGCTCCTGTGGATCTGTTAAGCTCAGAAAATTCAGATTCTACACAAGCCCATCCCTCTATGGATAACAACACCACAGTACTCGTAGAAGAAAAGAATTCAAGAGCTCTATTTTATGAGCCCCCTCGTTTTCCAAGATTAGATATTCCCTTTGTAAGCTGTGATCTCATGGCATCTGGTAGTGATATGCAGCAAGAATATAGTCCATTTGGGATTCGTCAACTATTGATACCCTCAATGAACTTCTCCACACCATGCAGTTTACAGGATTCACCATGTAGGGGCGGTACTCCAGATTCCATATTAAAGAATGCTGCTAAAAGCTTCACATCAACACCTTCCATATTGAAAAAACGACCACGTGAAGTTGTGTCACCTTCTGAACAAGCAAGAGGAGAGAAAAACCCTGAGAGGGAGACAAATCAGCTGGGCCTATTCTGTGCCAACGATTTTCCTTCTCtagatgttattttttatgagaatGGGCCTTGCAATCCATCCTTATCTTCTACAGAGAGGAATTCCCTTTCTCCTTATTACAAGAAAGTAAATTTAGATCATGATTTTGAAGAGGGGAAAGAGGGCATTGCAAATTCAGAGAGCAGAGTTTCAGAGAAAGGCAAGGTTAAGCAGGGGACCATTGTCTTTGGTGCTAAGGCCAAGTGTGAGGTGGATACTACTTCCCAAACC CATTCAGGAGTTCTTGTTGAATGTAACAAGAATGATCAGCTAATTTCCTCTCATGATAGAGATGAATATCAAACAAGTGGAGCCATGGGTGCTGGAGCTTTAAGCTCTGGAACTAAGGATTCTAGAAAGTTGGACACTGCATCCAATCAGAGTGGCCTTTTAGAATCTTCATCTGGGAAGCAGCCTCTTTCTAGCTTTCTCCCTTCTGCAGTCTgtgcaaagaaaaatgagaggCATGTAGTTCCAGTCACATCTTCACAATGCACTCAATCATCAAACTTGCTAgaaattacatttgaaaatgcaGGGAGTGATGGTGATATTCAAAGTTTTAACAT ATTTGGTGACACCCCAGGTATTAAAAGAGGAATTGAATCTCCATCAGCATGGAAGTCTCCTTGGTTTATGAACTCTTTTCTCCCTGGACCAAGAATTGATACAGACGTGACAACTGAG GACCTGGAATATTTCATGAGTCCTGGGATGAGAAGTTATGATGCCATAGGATTGATGAGACAGATGAATGAACACACTGCAGCTGCATTCACCAATGCACGAGAAATTTTGGCCAGTGATGATCCTGAAATGCCCTCTAAAACAAAACTCTCTAGTAACCAAAGTTCATCGCCAGAGACCAATGATTTTCCTCATAATGAGCAGGAGAATAAGGTTCCTGGTGTCTTG ACGGAGAGGCGAGTTCTTGATTTCAGTGGATGTGGAACACCTGGGAAGGGAACAGAGAAGAAGAAATTCTCAGGTTTTGGGGCTACAGTAAGCTTTTCAAGTCCCTCATCCTATCTATTGAAAAGTTGCAGGTAG
- the LOC117924939 gene encoding transcription factor MYB3R-1-like isoform X2, with protein sequence MVFSQRRKFLPFLGRSIMFCGPCSGGSCNQRAIKICSFNHLSRNNGKYDDSRVKRAEVLVSTSEGNGDSFQKMRALHGRTTGPTRRSTKGQWTAEEDDLLCRAVQRFKGKNWKKIAECFKDRTDVQCLHRWQKVLNPELIKGPWSKEEDEIIIELVNKYGPKKWSTIAQALPGRIGKQCRERWHNHLNPAINKEAWTQEEELALIHAHQIYGNKWAELTKFLPGRTDNAIKNHWNSSVKKKLESYLASGLLAQFQGLSYVGNPNPSSSFKMQNNGDNTGQLYVAIAEETSECSQGSNVINCSQSEPDTENMAINATENFKTTEDSGERKDHNNFGTSCSTSLEESAVLEIHHMDALFDQQLLCEIGTSESKDCQFSSHELPSASLLDVSRESPGLSGTPEYCISLNGSHDTGPTLLQSSVGFKSSASTENILIDSDKLEHLLISENDYSEITLSEAVIHGNFRCVNAANLSNNIDSDGGTSSLHCQSDLQSSATTGSLALESYITQGNVLGQTLELEIFTSSCNDFIDIDSPDGETDKAGDHLKLDKAKNAPKLVPVDIFSLANAESMGTLPSMDDNKSQHLKSDGKKDASGLAPVDLLSSENSDSTQAHPSMDNNTTVLVEEKNSRALFYEPPRFPRLDIPFVSCDLMASGSDMQQEYSPFGIRQLLIPSMNFSTPCSLQDSPCRGGTPDSILKNAAKSFTSTPSILKKRPREVVSPSEQARGEKNPERETNQLGLFCANDFPSLDVIFYENGPCNPSLSSTERNSLSPYYKKVNLDHDFEEGKEGIANSESRVSEKGKVKQGTIVFGAKAKCEHSGVLVECNKNDQLISSHDRDEYQTSGAMGAGALSSGTKDSRKLDTASNQSGLLESSSGKQPLSSFLPSAVCAKKNERHVVPVTSSQCTQSSNLLEITFENAGSDGDIQSFNIFGDTPGIKRGIESPSAWKSPWFMNSFLPGPRIDTDVTTEDLEYFMSPGMRSYDAIGLMRQMNEHTAAAFTNAREILASDDPEMPSKTKLSSNQSSSPETNDFPHNEQENKVPGVLTERRVLDFSGCGTPGKGTEKKKFSGFGATVSFSSPSSYLLKSCR encoded by the exons ATGGTTTTTTCTCAGAGAAGGAAATTTCTGCCATTCTTGGGTAGGTCAATAATGTTTTGTGGACCTTGTTCTGGAGGGAGTTGTAATCAAAGAGCAATTAAGATATGCAGTTTCAACCATTTATCAAGGAACAATGGCAAGTATGATGACAGCAGGGTCAAGAGAGCTGAAGTCTTAGTCTCTACTTCTGAGGGGAATGGTGATAGTTTTCAAAAGATGAGGGCTTTGCATGG GAGGACTACTGGCCCTACAAGGCGATCAACAAAGGGACAGTGGACAGCTGAAGAG GATGACTTACTGTGCAGGGCAGTCCAACGattcaaaggaaaaaattggaaaaaaatag CTGAATGTTTCAAGGATCGGACCGATGTTCAGTGTTTGCACAGGTGGCAGAAAGTCTTAAATCCTGAACTCATCAAAGGTCCATGGTCTAAAGAG GAGGATGAGATAATAATTGAGTTGGTGAATAAGTATGGGCCAAAGAAGTGGTCAACTATTGCACAAGCATTACCTGGACGAATTGGAAAGCAATGTCGGGAAAG GTGGCACAATCATCTAAATCCTGCCATAAACAAGGAAGCATGGACTCAAGAAGAGGAACTGGCTTTAATTCATGCTCATCAAATTTATGGGAACAAGTGGGCCGAGTTAACAAAATTCTTGCCTGGAAG GACAGACAATGCAATAAAAAATCACTGGAACAGCTCAGTAAAAAAGAAGTTGGAATCTTATTTGGCATCAGGTTTACTTGCACAGTTCCAAGGTTTGTCTTATGTGGGAAACCCAAACCCTTCATCCTCTTTCAAGATGCAAAACAATGGAGATAATACTGGCCAATTATATGTGGCAATAGCAGAAGAAACTTCAGAATGTAGTCAGGGATCAAATGTTATCAATTGCTCCCAATCTGAGCCTGATACAGAAAATATGGCTATAAATGCAACAGAGAATTTTAAGACGACTGAGGATTCCGGTGAAAGGAAGGACCACAATAATTTTGGTACATCATGTTCCACGTCTCTGGAAGAATCTGCTGTCCTAGAAATACATCACATGGATGCTCTTTTTGACCAACAACTGTTGTGTGAGATTGGAACTTCTGAAAGTAAGGATTGCCAATTTAGTTCCCATGAATTACCTAGTGCCTCTTTGTTAGATGTGTCACGGGAGTCACCAGGACTTTCTGGAACACCAGAATATTGCATCAGTTTGAATGGAAGCCATGACACAGGACCTACTCTGTTACAAAGCTCTGTTGGGTTCAAATCTTCCGCTTCAACAGAAAATATCCTTATTGATTCTGATAAACTGGAGCACCTATTGATATCTGAGAATGATTACTCTGAGATTACGCTCTCAGAAGCAGTGATCCATGGAAACTTTCGTTGTGTAAATGCAGCAAATTTGTCCAATAATATTGACTCGGATGGGGGGACAAGTTCATTACATTGCCAGTCTGATTTGCAGAGCTCTGCAACCACTGGATCTTTAGCTTTGGAGTCATATATCACTCAGGGCAATGTCTTAGGACAAACTCTGGAATTGGAGATCTTTACAAGTTCTTGCAATGACTTCATTGACATTGATTCTCCAGACGGTGAAACAGATAAAGCAGGTGACCATCTGAAACTAGATAAGGCAAAGAATGCTCCAAAACTGGTTCCTGTAGATATATTTAGTTTAGCAAATGCAGAATCTATGGGAACCCTTCCCTCCATGGATGACAACAAAAGCCAGCATCTAAAGTCAGATGGGAAAAAGGATGCTTCAGGGCTGGCTCCTGTGGATCTGTTAAGCTCAGAAAATTCAGATTCTACACAAGCCCATCCCTCTATGGATAACAACACCACAGTACTCGTAGAAGAAAAGAATTCAAGAGCTCTATTTTATGAGCCCCCTCGTTTTCCAAGATTAGATATTCCCTTTGTAAGCTGTGATCTCATGGCATCTGGTAGTGATATGCAGCAAGAATATAGTCCATTTGGGATTCGTCAACTATTGATACCCTCAATGAACTTCTCCACACCATGCAGTTTACAGGATTCACCATGTAGGGGCGGTACTCCAGATTCCATATTAAAGAATGCTGCTAAAAGCTTCACATCAACACCTTCCATATTGAAAAAACGACCACGTGAAGTTGTGTCACCTTCTGAACAAGCAAGAGGAGAGAAAAACCCTGAGAGGGAGACAAATCAGCTGGGCCTATTCTGTGCCAACGATTTTCCTTCTCtagatgttattttttatgagaatGGGCCTTGCAATCCATCCTTATCTTCTACAGAGAGGAATTCCCTTTCTCCTTATTACAAGAAAGTAAATTTAGATCATGATTTTGAAGAGGGGAAAGAGGGCATTGCAAATTCAGAGAGCAGAGTTTCAGAGAAAGGCAAGGTTAAGCAGGGGACCATTGTCTTTGGTGCTAAGGCCAAGTGTGAG CATTCAGGAGTTCTTGTTGAATGTAACAAGAATGATCAGCTAATTTCCTCTCATGATAGAGATGAATATCAAACAAGTGGAGCCATGGGTGCTGGAGCTTTAAGCTCTGGAACTAAGGATTCTAGAAAGTTGGACACTGCATCCAATCAGAGTGGCCTTTTAGAATCTTCATCTGGGAAGCAGCCTCTTTCTAGCTTTCTCCCTTCTGCAGTCTgtgcaaagaaaaatgagaggCATGTAGTTCCAGTCACATCTTCACAATGCACTCAATCATCAAACTTGCTAgaaattacatttgaaaatgcaGGGAGTGATGGTGATATTCAAAGTTTTAACAT ATTTGGTGACACCCCAGGTATTAAAAGAGGAATTGAATCTCCATCAGCATGGAAGTCTCCTTGGTTTATGAACTCTTTTCTCCCTGGACCAAGAATTGATACAGACGTGACAACTGAG GACCTGGAATATTTCATGAGTCCTGGGATGAGAAGTTATGATGCCATAGGATTGATGAGACAGATGAATGAACACACTGCAGCTGCATTCACCAATGCACGAGAAATTTTGGCCAGTGATGATCCTGAAATGCCCTCTAAAACAAAACTCTCTAGTAACCAAAGTTCATCGCCAGAGACCAATGATTTTCCTCATAATGAGCAGGAGAATAAGGTTCCTGGTGTCTTG ACGGAGAGGCGAGTTCTTGATTTCAGTGGATGTGGAACACCTGGGAAGGGAACAGAGAAGAAGAAATTCTCAGGTTTTGGGGCTACAGTAAGCTTTTCAAGTCCCTCATCCTATCTATTGAAAAGTTGCAGGTAG
- the LOC117924939 gene encoding transcription factor MYB3R-1-like isoform X1 produces MVFSQRRKFLPFLGRSIMFCGPCSGGSCNQRAIKICSFNHLSRNNGKYDDSRVKRAEVLVSTSEGNGDSFQKMRALHGRTTGPTRRSTKGQWTAEEDDLLCRAVQRFKGKNWKKIAECFKDRTDVQCLHRWQKVLNPELIKGPWSKEEDEIIIELVNKYGPKKWSTIAQALPGRIGKQCRERWHNHLNPAINKEAWTQEEELALIHAHQIYGNKWAELTKFLPGRTDNAIKNHWNSSVKKKLESYLASGLLAQFQGLSYVGNPNPSSSFKMQNNGDNTGQLYVAIAEETSECSQGSNVINCSQSEPDTENMAINATENFKTTEDSGERKDHNNFGTSCSTSLEESAVLEIHHMDALFDQQLLCEIGTSESKDCQFSSHELPSASLLDVSRESPGLSGTPEYCISLNGSHDTGPTLLQSSVGFKSSASTENILIDSDKLEHLLISENDYSEITLSEAVIHGNFRCVNAANLSNNIDSDGGTSSLHCQSDLQSSATTGSLALESYITQGNVLGQTLELEIFTSSCNDFIDIDSPDGETDKAGDHLKLDKAKNAPKLVPVDIFSLANAESMGTLPSMDDNKSQHLKSDGKKDASGLAPVDLLSSENSDSTQAHPSMDNNTTVLVEEKNSRALFYEPPRFPRLDIPFVSCDLMASGSDMQQEYSPFGIRQLLIPSMNFSTPCSLQDSPCRGGTPDSILKNAAKSFTSTPSILKKRPREVVSPSEQARGEKNPERETNQLGLFCANDFPSLDVIFYENGPCNPSLSSTERNSLSPYYKKVNLDHDFEEGKEGIANSESRVSEKGKVKQGTIVFGAKAKCEVDTTSQTHSGVLVECNKNDQLISSHDRDEYQTSGAMGAGALSSGTKDSRKLDTASNQSGLLESSSGKQPLSSFLPSAVCAKKNERHVVPVTSSQCTQSSNLLEITFENAGSDGDIQSFNIFGDTPGIKRGIESPSAWKSPWFMNSFLPGPRIDTDVTTEDLEYFMSPGMRSYDAIGLMRQMNEHTAAAFTNAREILASDDPEMPSKTKLSSNQSSSPETNDFPHNEQENKVPGVLTERRVLDFSGCGTPGKGTEKKKFSGFGATVSFSSPSSYLLKSCR; encoded by the exons ATGGTTTTTTCTCAGAGAAGGAAATTTCTGCCATTCTTGGGTAGGTCAATAATGTTTTGTGGACCTTGTTCTGGAGGGAGTTGTAATCAAAGAGCAATTAAGATATGCAGTTTCAACCATTTATCAAGGAACAATGGCAAGTATGATGACAGCAGGGTCAAGAGAGCTGAAGTCTTAGTCTCTACTTCTGAGGGGAATGGTGATAGTTTTCAAAAGATGAGGGCTTTGCATGG GAGGACTACTGGCCCTACAAGGCGATCAACAAAGGGACAGTGGACAGCTGAAGAG GATGACTTACTGTGCAGGGCAGTCCAACGattcaaaggaaaaaattggaaaaaaatag CTGAATGTTTCAAGGATCGGACCGATGTTCAGTGTTTGCACAGGTGGCAGAAAGTCTTAAATCCTGAACTCATCAAAGGTCCATGGTCTAAAGAG GAGGATGAGATAATAATTGAGTTGGTGAATAAGTATGGGCCAAAGAAGTGGTCAACTATTGCACAAGCATTACCTGGACGAATTGGAAAGCAATGTCGGGAAAG GTGGCACAATCATCTAAATCCTGCCATAAACAAGGAAGCATGGACTCAAGAAGAGGAACTGGCTTTAATTCATGCTCATCAAATTTATGGGAACAAGTGGGCCGAGTTAACAAAATTCTTGCCTGGAAG GACAGACAATGCAATAAAAAATCACTGGAACAGCTCAGTAAAAAAGAAGTTGGAATCTTATTTGGCATCAGGTTTACTTGCACAGTTCCAAGGTTTGTCTTATGTGGGAAACCCAAACCCTTCATCCTCTTTCAAGATGCAAAACAATGGAGATAATACTGGCCAATTATATGTGGCAATAGCAGAAGAAACTTCAGAATGTAGTCAGGGATCAAATGTTATCAATTGCTCCCAATCTGAGCCTGATACAGAAAATATGGCTATAAATGCAACAGAGAATTTTAAGACGACTGAGGATTCCGGTGAAAGGAAGGACCACAATAATTTTGGTACATCATGTTCCACGTCTCTGGAAGAATCTGCTGTCCTAGAAATACATCACATGGATGCTCTTTTTGACCAACAACTGTTGTGTGAGATTGGAACTTCTGAAAGTAAGGATTGCCAATTTAGTTCCCATGAATTACCTAGTGCCTCTTTGTTAGATGTGTCACGGGAGTCACCAGGACTTTCTGGAACACCAGAATATTGCATCAGTTTGAATGGAAGCCATGACACAGGACCTACTCTGTTACAAAGCTCTGTTGGGTTCAAATCTTCCGCTTCAACAGAAAATATCCTTATTGATTCTGATAAACTGGAGCACCTATTGATATCTGAGAATGATTACTCTGAGATTACGCTCTCAGAAGCAGTGATCCATGGAAACTTTCGTTGTGTAAATGCAGCAAATTTGTCCAATAATATTGACTCGGATGGGGGGACAAGTTCATTACATTGCCAGTCTGATTTGCAGAGCTCTGCAACCACTGGATCTTTAGCTTTGGAGTCATATATCACTCAGGGCAATGTCTTAGGACAAACTCTGGAATTGGAGATCTTTACAAGTTCTTGCAATGACTTCATTGACATTGATTCTCCAGACGGTGAAACAGATAAAGCAGGTGACCATCTGAAACTAGATAAGGCAAAGAATGCTCCAAAACTGGTTCCTGTAGATATATTTAGTTTAGCAAATGCAGAATCTATGGGAACCCTTCCCTCCATGGATGACAACAAAAGCCAGCATCTAAAGTCAGATGGGAAAAAGGATGCTTCAGGGCTGGCTCCTGTGGATCTGTTAAGCTCAGAAAATTCAGATTCTACACAAGCCCATCCCTCTATGGATAACAACACCACAGTACTCGTAGAAGAAAAGAATTCAAGAGCTCTATTTTATGAGCCCCCTCGTTTTCCAAGATTAGATATTCCCTTTGTAAGCTGTGATCTCATGGCATCTGGTAGTGATATGCAGCAAGAATATAGTCCATTTGGGATTCGTCAACTATTGATACCCTCAATGAACTTCTCCACACCATGCAGTTTACAGGATTCACCATGTAGGGGCGGTACTCCAGATTCCATATTAAAGAATGCTGCTAAAAGCTTCACATCAACACCTTCCATATTGAAAAAACGACCACGTGAAGTTGTGTCACCTTCTGAACAAGCAAGAGGAGAGAAAAACCCTGAGAGGGAGACAAATCAGCTGGGCCTATTCTGTGCCAACGATTTTCCTTCTCtagatgttattttttatgagaatGGGCCTTGCAATCCATCCTTATCTTCTACAGAGAGGAATTCCCTTTCTCCTTATTACAAGAAAGTAAATTTAGATCATGATTTTGAAGAGGGGAAAGAGGGCATTGCAAATTCAGAGAGCAGAGTTTCAGAGAAAGGCAAGGTTAAGCAGGGGACCATTGTCTTTGGTGCTAAGGCCAAGTGTGAGGTGGATACTACTTCCCAAACC CATTCAGGAGTTCTTGTTGAATGTAACAAGAATGATCAGCTAATTTCCTCTCATGATAGAGATGAATATCAAACAAGTGGAGCCATGGGTGCTGGAGCTTTAAGCTCTGGAACTAAGGATTCTAGAAAGTTGGACACTGCATCCAATCAGAGTGGCCTTTTAGAATCTTCATCTGGGAAGCAGCCTCTTTCTAGCTTTCTCCCTTCTGCAGTCTgtgcaaagaaaaatgagaggCATGTAGTTCCAGTCACATCTTCACAATGCACTCAATCATCAAACTTGCTAgaaattacatttgaaaatgcaGGGAGTGATGGTGATATTCAAAGTTTTAACAT ATTTGGTGACACCCCAGGTATTAAAAGAGGAATTGAATCTCCATCAGCATGGAAGTCTCCTTGGTTTATGAACTCTTTTCTCCCTGGACCAAGAATTGATACAGACGTGACAACTGAG GACCTGGAATATTTCATGAGTCCTGGGATGAGAAGTTATGATGCCATAGGATTGATGAGACAGATGAATGAACACACTGCAGCTGCATTCACCAATGCACGAGAAATTTTGGCCAGTGATGATCCTGAAATGCCCTCTAAAACAAAACTCTCTAGTAACCAAAGTTCATCGCCAGAGACCAATGATTTTCCTCATAATGAGCAGGAGAATAAGGTTCCTGGTGTCTTG ACGGAGAGGCGAGTTCTTGATTTCAGTGGATGTGGAACACCTGGGAAGGGAACAGAGAAGAAGAAATTCTCAGGTTTTGGGGCTACAGTAAGCTTTTCAAGTCCCTCATCCTATCTATTGAAAAGTTGCAGGTAG